In Humulus lupulus chromosome 7, drHumLupu1.1, whole genome shotgun sequence, the following are encoded in one genomic region:
- the LOC133788215 gene encoding uncharacterized protein LOC133788215, which translates to MSSAVMQHHGGDGGANPPPDPTQIQADCERVTTKTKRRGINKGFSTREARVALGRPLPLEWDVRGKTYKEIGNYSQHFSREIGILIRQYADPDYDRWDKVPSEVRDRILPRLEDDLFDIGRSRYASENLPGILLGIQRSCADRYSEWKNDLSTHLKKNGRAHPPDGLVVEKWQKALQYFDRPEVKRRSETNSANRAKQKQRSVQGSQSTPALRYKKRDLQTGCLAGVPEIWMTTKYIDGEGWVSKAAKDNYVSKFIFYDVLTLLCCKF; encoded by the exons ATGTCTTCTGCGGTTATGCAACATCACGGAGGGGATGGTGGGGCAAATCCTCCTCCAGATCCAACGCAGATACAGGCTGATTGTGAGAGAG TGACGACTAAAACGAAAAGGCGCGGCATCAACAAGGGGTTTTCAACTCGAGAAGCTAGAGTTGCATTAGGTAGACCACTACCACTGGAGTGGGATGTTCGAgggaagacttacaaagaaaTTGGTAATTATTCCCAACATTTCTCTAGAGAGATCGGCATTCTCATTCGACAATATGCCGATCCCGACTACGACCGATGGGATAAAGTACCCAGCGAAGTTAGAGATCGCATACTTCCTCGTCTAGAG GATGATTTATTCGACATTGGTCGAAGTCGATATGCCTCAGAGAACCTCCCCGGCATTCTTTTGGGCATTCAACGGTCGTGCGCTGATCGTTACTCGGAGTGGAAGAATGACTTGTCAACTCATTTAAAAAAGAATGGTCGAGCACATCCTCCTGATGGTTTGGTGGTGGAGAAATGGCAGAAGGCGCTCCAGTATTTTGATCGCCCTGAAGTGAAG AGGCGTTCTGAGACTAACTCTGCGAACCGtgcaaaacaaaaacagagaagCGTGCAGGGTTCACAGTCTACGCCAGCCCTTCGTTACAAGAAG CGTGATTTACAAACTGGGTGTCTTGCTGGGGTTCCAGAGATTTGGATGACGACTAAGTATATAGACGGGGAAGGTTGGGTGAGCAAGGCAGCAAAAGATAACTATGTaagtaaatttatattttatgatGTTCTTACTTTATTGTGTTGTAAATTCTAA
- the LOC133791790 gene encoding uncharacterized protein LOC133791790, with the protein MKLRHNLDVMHVEKNVCDSLVGTIVGLENKTKDTVSARVDLEKMKIRPELHLRMVNGRMEKPAAKYTFIHENRHKFCRFLKSVKFPDGFASNLRKNVIENDNKITGLKSHDCHVILQRLLPIGVHSFLEKPIAKTIIDLCTFFKIICARTLIVSDLEKVKTSIVEILCGLEIIFPPAFLDVMVHLMIHLPQEAIDGGPVHMRWMYPFERYMKKLKHYVRNKARPEGSIAEGYVVDEALTFCSMYFKGVETRFNRPDRNVDAIPSLKKLSVFQSQGRPIGKKTLTTLDDELKKTAEWYILNNCIEILPYIQEHKQILLSSGAENLDQLQKKEFPMWFYNKLYNLRQAGSAEASEELFS; encoded by the exons ATGAAGTTGCGACATAACCTAGacgtcatgcatgttgagaaaaatgtatGCGACAGCTTAGTTGGCACAATAGTCGGGTTGGAAAATAAGACCAAAGATACAGTTAGCGCTAGAGTAGatttggagaagatgaagataaGGCCAGAATTGCATCTGAGAATGGTAAATGGTCGAATGGAAAAGCCAGCAGCGAAATACACATTTATTCATGAAAATCGGCATAAGTTTTGTCGATTTTTGAAATCAGTCAAATTTCCAGATGGGTTTGCATCTAATCTAAGGAAGAATGTGATTGAAAATGACAATAAGATTACtgggttgaaatcccacgatTGTCATGTCATATTGCAACGTCTTTTGCCAATTGGTGTTCATTCATTCCTAGAAAAACCAATTGCCAAGACCATTATTGACTTGTGCACTTTCTTCAAGATTATTTGTGCTAGAACTCTGATTGTTTCTGATTTGGAGAAAGTGAAAACATCAATTGTTGAAATTCTTTGCGGACTAGAAATCATTTTTCCGCCAGCGTTTTTAGATGTTATGGTTCACCTAATGATACATTTGCCTCAAGAAGCAATAGATGGAGGTCCAGtacacatgaggtggatgtatccctttgagagatacatgaaaaaattgaaacaTTATGTGCgtaataaagctcgtcctgaggggtccataGCTGAGGGTTATGTCGTTGATGAAGCATTGACATTCTGTTCTATGTACTTCAAAGGGGTGGAAACAAGGTTTAATCGTCCAGATAGAAATGTTGATGCAATTCCATCACTAAAGAAGTTGTCTGTGTTTCAATCTCAAGGTCGTCCGATCGGTAAGAAGACACTAACAACTTTGGACGATGAACTTAAAAAAACTGCTGAGTGGTACATTCTCAACAATTGCATTGAGATTCTCCCATATATTCA AGAGCACAAGCAGATCCTTTTATCTAGTGGTGCTGAAAACCTAGATCAATTACAGAAAAAGGAGTTCCCCATGTGGTTTTACAATAAGCTTTACAATCTTCGACAAGCAGGATCTGCAGAAGCTTCTGAAGAGTTATTCTCCTAA
- the LOC133791791 gene encoding uncharacterized protein LOC133791791 translates to MSIDKAWINNSNKFSDEYVAGAFAFVERAQQFVDTRGLVKCPCNKCLNIELQTIGVLESHLFENGFLRSYTNWYWHGEEEIIPTNRVVHQCHEDEMMDVLNDIAQPNNCEDDENEVDDEIPPASECRGTSQYYNDLFAEMESPLFPGCEKYTFLNFVAKLMHFKVLGKIPNKIFDGILELLEDAFLSPNKIPKSHYAAKRLMRKLGLGYESIHVCKHDCALFWKENAGKHKCPICGEDRWVDKNTKGKKVPQKVMRYFPLTPRLMRKYASRHISQHMRWHHEGRVKEDGIMRHPADGKAWKDFDRSNPAFAMEPRNVRLGLAADGFNPFGNMSLSYSMWPVVLTTYNLPPWLCMKETNFMLTLLIPGPHSPGKDFDVFLRPLVDELKELWVNGVQTRDVVDGSFFKLRAALLWTINDFPARSSLSGWSGQGYTACPTCNVSTPSVRLQNKVAFYATVDKKETHKRASWLA, encoded by the exons ATGTCGATCGACAAGGCTTGgattaataattcaaataaattttcTGATGAGTATGTTGCTGGAGCGTTTGCATTTGTTGAGAGAGCTCAACAATTTGTGGATACAAGGGGACTAGTGAAGTGTCCTTGTAACAAGTGTCTTAATATCGAATTGCAAACGATTGGTGTGCTAGAAAGTCATCTTTTTGAGAATGGTTTTCTACGAAGTTATACAAATTGGTACTGGCATGGAGAGGAGGAAATAATACCGACCAATAGAGTAGTCCACCAATGTCACGAGGATGAGATGATGGATGTTCTTAATGATATAGCACAACCTAACAATTGTGAAGATGATGAGAATGAGGTTGATGATGAGATACCACCAGCATCAGAATGCAGAGGTACTAGCCAATACTATAATGACTTATTTGCCGAGATGGAGTCTCCGTTATTCCCAGGgtgtgaaaaatacacatttttgaATTTCGTAGCTAAGttgatgcatttcaaagtgttggggaAAATTCCTAACAAAATTTTTGATGGAATCTTGGAGTTGTTAGAAGATGCATTCCTATCTCCAAATAAGATACCAAAGTCACATTATGCGGCGAAGAGGTTGATGAGGAAATTGGGTTTGGGTTATGAGTCAATCCATGTTTGTAAGCATGATTGTGCATTGTTTTGGAAGGAAAATGCTGGAAAACACAAGTGTCCAATTTGTGGGGAGGATCGTTGGGTGGATAAAAATACCAAGGGGAAGAAAGTGCCCCAAAAAGTTATGCGTTATTTTCCATTAACCCCTCGGTTGATGCGAAAATATGCATCAAGGCAcatttctcaacatatgagatggcatcatgAAGGGCGTGTTAAAGAAGATGGTATCATGCGTCATCCTGCAGATGGGAAAGCATGGAAGGATTTTGATCGTAGCAATCCAGCGTTTGCAATGGAACCTAGGAATGTGCGCCTTGGATTGGCTGCTGATGGATTCAATCCTTTTGGAAATATGAGTTTGTCTTATAGCATGTGGCCGGTTGTGTTAACGACTTACAACTTGCCACCGTGGTTATGCATGAAAGAGACTAACTTTATGTTGACTTTATTAATTCCTGGTCCACATTCACCtggaaaagattttgatgttttcttaaggcCATTGGTTGATGAGTTGAAGGAATTATGGGTGAACGGTGTTCAGACTCGGGATGTTGTTGATGGTAGTTTTTTTAAGCTTCGAGCAGCTTTATTGTGGACTATAAATGATTTTCCAGCGAGGAGTAGTctttctggatggagtggtcaaggTTACACTGCTTGTCCTACTTGCAATGTATCAACACCATCAGTTCGTTTGCAAAATAAGGTTGCATTTTACG CTACGGTGGACAAAAAGGAAACGCACAAAAGAGCAAGTTGGTTGGCGTAA